The Chryseobacterium oranimense genome contains the following window.
GAAGCAAGTATTAACGGTACTTTTTTTCAATAAAAATAAAACTTACTGATTTTCAGCCGAATTATTTTCCTGTTCTTTTCTGATATGGTCGCTCATCTCCTCCAGTACAGGCTTTATCGTACTTTCGGGAAGATCGCTGATGCGGATATACATCAATCCGTCGATGGCATCATTAAAGTTCGGATCTACATTGAAAGCAATTACTTTAGCGTTTTGTTTGATATATTTTTTGATCAGAACAGGGAGTCTTAATTCAGGTTCAAGATCATCAATGATTTTGTCAAGCTTATTCAGGTCAGATTCCATTTCCTCAAAGAAAATATTTTTATCCCTGTCGCGCAGCTTTACTTTATACTCATTTCTTGGTGTAATGTATTGTGCCACTGCTGAGTCAAAATAATTCGAACGCATGAATTCAATCATCAGAGATTTGGAAAACTCGGAAAATTTATTGGAAATACTTACCCCGCCCATCAGGAACTTATGATCAGAGTTTCTTAAACATACATGAACAATTCCTCTCCACAAAAGGAAAAGCGGAAGCGGTTTCTGCTGGTATTCTTCGCAGATGTACGCACGGCCCATTTCAATTACCTTTTTAAAGAACGGATGAATGTCCTGTTCAAATTCAAATAAAGAGCTGGTGTAGAATCCTTTGATGCCGTATTTCTTCATTACCTCCTTACCCAGAGCCATTCTGTAGGCACCGGCAAGTTTCTCAGCGCTGTTGTCCCAAAGGAAAAGATGATGATAATGTTTGTCATACTCATCAAGATCAAACGGAAGGTTACTTCCTTCGCCCACAGCACGGAAAGTGAGCTCCCTCTGGCGCCCGATTTCTCTCATGACAGAAGGAATTTCTTCATAAGTCGTGAAATAAATCTCATAATTTCCGTTACTGAACAGCATTTTATCTGTACCCTTCAGTTTGTTGATATCCTTAAGGATGTCTTCCTTAGGCGTTTCATCAATGATATTCTGTACAATATTTTCTTCTTTTAAAAGAGGAAATTTTACCGTTAAATTTTTAAGATTGATGCTCTGGGCCAATGATTTTCTCTTTTCATAATAAGATTTCATCATATACACCTTGCGTTTCAGGAATTCTCCCAGTTCTTCAATGGTTTCCATTTCATCCATTGCTTTTACCGTGATGGGTTTTCCTATCCTTATTCTGATTGGCTTTTCCCTGTCATTCATCATTTCTGCAGGAAGCATTAGAGTCTGTAAACTTGGATGAAGCTTGGCTACCTGGTAAAAAAGGCGGCTGTTTTTAGCATGAAAATATAAAGGAACTACCGGTACTTTAGCCATTCTGATCAGCTTAAGGGCTGGTTTTTCCCAGTCTCTGTCAAGTATTTCCCCGTAAGGATTGTTTTTATTGGATACTTCTCCTGCCGGAAAAATACCTACACATCCTCCTTCCTGAAGATGTTTCAGGGTTTCCCGCATGCCGGAAGTACTGCTGTATGCATCTTTTCTGTTCTCAAAGGGATTTACGGAAATTACGTACGGCGCCATCGGTTTGATCTTTTCCAGAAGAAAATTTCCCATCACCTTAAAATCCGGACGTACTTCTGAAAGAATTTTGCACATTAATATCCCGTCAATAGCACCCAGTGGATGGTTTGAAACCAGAATAAACGGTCCTGTTTTTGGAACCTTTGCCAGATCCTCTTCAAAAGCGATATAGCTTAGGTTTCTTTCTCTTACAAATGAGTCGAAAAAATCTTTGCCTTCCTTATCCTTTAATTTGTCGTATAATTTATTTACTTCATTTATTTTGGCAATGCTCATCACGGCAGATGCAACCGGGTTCTTGAGGAACCCGATTTTGCTTAAGCCGGAAGCTGTGATAAGATCGTTTTTCGAAATTAAACTCATATGTGTTTAGTCGCAGTTAAAATTATTGTGTTACCATTTGAACCGTATTTTTGGAAATTTGCTCCAATAATACATTTTTTTCCTGGTAAAATTTGTCAATATGATCCATATTCGCATTTCTTACTGTAAATAAAGATACATTTTTAACGGCTTCGGTTTTAAATATTTTTTGAAGTTCATCATTAAACTCATCCACATTGCCGAATTTATCTTCCAGGCATAAAGCCAGGGAAATAGCAGAATTCTGCATAAGAGACACTTTGATCTTGTATTTGGAAAGGTATCCGAAAATAAGACTCATATGGTCTTCCGCAATGAAAGAAAAGTCTCTGGTAGATATTTTTAAAAGAACCTGATTCTCCTTTAATATATAAGACTCTTCATGCTGGTTTTTGTCTGAACCTCCCACCTTCGTTCCTGGTTTGGTAGGATCTACGAAAGATTTTACATAAAAAGGAATGTTTTTTTGCTGTAAAGGTTGCAAAGTTTTCGGGTGAATCACACTTGCCCCGTAATAAGCCATTTCAATAGCCTCTTCATAAGAGATATTGGAAAGAAGAGAAACATCACTGAATTTTCTAGGATCTCCCGTCATTACACCCGGAACATCTTTCCAGATGGTCATAGCATCAGCATTCAGGCAATAAGCAAAAATAGCAGCAGAATAGTCAGAGCCCTCTCTTCCTAAGGTTACTGTAAAATTATTATCATCAGAACCTATAAAACCCTGTGTTACGTAACAGATATCCTTATTCAGAGTTGAAATGAATTCCTCTGTTTTTGCCCAGTCTACCATACCTTCCCTGTAAGAACTGTCGGTTTTGATGAAATCTCTGGCATCTAACCATTGATTAGTAAACTGAATTTCGTTCAGGTATTCGCTCAAGATTTTAGTAGAGATCATTTCCCCGCAGCTCACCACCTGGTCATACACGAAGCTGTAATTCGGAGATTTGTTTCTTCTTAAGAAAGAATCGATATCATCAAAAAATAAATTGATCTCAGCAAAAACTGCATGGTTTTCAGGAAACAGACCTTCCGCAATCTCGATGTGTTTTCGTTTTATCTTTTCAATCTCAGTTTGATAGTTATCTTTCTTGAAATAAAGTTCTACAACCTTTTCCAACTCATTCGTCGTTTTGCCCATTGCTGATATCACCAGCAGACATTTGGCAAACCCCTGGCTTTGCAAAACCATGGACACATTTTTTACGCTTTCGGCATCTTTCACAGATGCACCACCAAACTTGAAAATTTTCATTAATTTGTTTAAAATAAAATTGTTAGATTAAAAATTACATGAGTTTTTTACGGACGTCAAAATTATAAATTTACAACGAGATATGAAAGTGTCTCCCGTTTGGAAGGAATTAAGATTTTATTAAAATTGAGACTTGATGAATATTATCAGAATTTCATTGATTTATTGTCATCAAATGGGGATTAATTATGCCCTTATAATTTTAGGGATATATCTGGATCGATTGTGTATTGATCTGATATACAATGTGTAAGGTCTTTTCTAATAAAAGCTTTCTTTCTCCGATAAATTTTCCGAAATTTGGGGAAAACGTAAAAAGAAAAATATGTCAAATCAACCATTACAGACTTTAGGAGAATTTCTTATTGATAAACAGGACGACTTTCAGTATTCTACGGGTGAATTTTCCCGTCTGCTAAGTGCGATAAGATTGGCTTCAAAAGTGGTAAACAGAGAAGTAAATAAAGCCGGAATTGTAGATATAACAGGAGCTGCCGGAAATCAGAATATCCAGGGAGAAGAGCAGCAGAAACTTGATGTGATTGCCAATGAGATTTTTATTACGGCTTTGTCTCAGAGAGAGGTTGTTTGCGGTATTGCTTCTGAGGAAAATGATGATTTTATTGACATTAAATGCGGAGAAAATGGACATCTAAGCAAATATGTTGTTCTGATTGATCCTCTTGACGGATCTTCCAATATTGATGTGAATGTTTCTGTAGGAACCATTTTTTCTATTTACAGAAGAGTAACAGAGCCAGGAACTCCGGTTCAGTTAGAAGATTTTCTTCAAAAAGGAATCAACCAGATTGCTGCCGGATATGTAATTTACGGTTCTTCTACCATGATTGTTTATACTACAGGAAACGGGGTGAACGGTTTTACGCTGGATCCGTCTCTGGGAACCTATTATCTTTCTCATCCGAACATGACATTTCCTACAAATGGAAAAATCTATTCTATCAACGAAGGAAATTATATCAAGTTCCCGCAGGGTGTGAAGAACTATCTTAAATACTGCCAGATGGAAGAAGGAGACCGTCCTTATACCTCAAGATACATCGGTTCTTTAGTAGCAGATTTCCACAGAAATATGCTGAAAGGAGGAATTTACATTTATCCGTCTTATTCCCAGGCTCCAAACGGAAAATTAAGACTGCTTTATGAATGTAACCCTATGGCATTCCTTGCAGAACAGGCGGGAGGGAAAGCTACAGACGGTTTCAGAAGAATCCTTGAAGTAGAACCTACGGAACTCCACCAGAGAATCCCGTTTTTCTGCGGAAGTATTCAGATGGTTGAAAAAGCAGAGGAATTTATGAGGATCGACAGTGTAAAATAATGACAGCAAAATATTTCAGATATTTATTAGAATTCAAACGCCCGAGCGGAACATCTCGCGGCGTTTTGCATGAAAAAGAGACCTTTATTTTTGAAGTTGAAGAAAACGGGAAAAAAGGTACGGGTGAATGTGCCATATTCAGAGGATTAAGTTTTGACGACAGACCGGATTATGAAGAAAAGCTGCAATGGCTTTGTGACAATATCAGTCAGGATGACCAGTATCTGAAAGAACAGCTGATGGAATTTCCCTCAATATGGTTTGGATACGAACAGGCTATTTTAAATTTGAAGCACGGAGGTAATCTGTATTTCCCAAGTGAATTTACCGAAGGAAAAGCTTCCATTATGATCAATGGGCTGATCTGGATGGGAGATATTCATTACATGGAGGAGCAGATCAGGGAAAAGCTTCAACTGGGATTCCACTGTATTAAGCTGAAAATTGGAGTTGACTGGAAATCTGAACACAGAATCCTTCAGGAATTAAGATCAAAATTTTCAAAAGATGATCTTGAGCTTCGCGTAGATGCCAATGGTGGATTCAGCAGGGAAAAGGCAGAGATTGTTTTGCGTCAGCTTGCAGACCTTCATATTCATTCCATCGAGCAGCCAATAAAAGCCGGGAACTGGAATGATATGGCATCATTATGTACCGGAACTCCTACACCGATTGCTTTGGACGAAGAACTGATTGGGATTACTGATCCCGTTGAAAAGAAAAAGCTTTTAGAAAGCATTAAGCCACAGTATATTATTTTAAAGCCTGCTCTGGTTGGAGGTTTTTCAGGTTCAGATGAATGGATCTCCCTTGCTGAGAAGCAGAATATCGGCTGGTGGATTACATCCGCTCTGGAAAGCAATATAGGACTCAATGCTATTGCGCAGTATACCTACACAAAAAATAATCCGATGCCGCAAGGTCTGGGCACCGGATCTCTATTTGTAAATAATTTTGAATCAAGTCTGGAACTCAGGAATGAGCTGCTATGGTTCAAAATATAGCCTTGATAGTTATGCAAATGAAGGAGGAGAATCTGCACAGGTTGGATTACCGGCATG
Protein-coding sequences here:
- a CDS encoding lysophospholipid acyltransferase family protein, giving the protein MSLISKNDLITASGLSKIGFLKNPVASAVMSIAKINEVNKLYDKLKDKEGKDFFDSFVRERNLSYIAFEEDLAKVPKTGPFILVSNHPLGAIDGILMCKILSEVRPDFKVMGNFLLEKIKPMAPYVISVNPFENRKDAYSSTSGMRETLKHLQEGGCVGIFPAGEVSNKNNPYGEILDRDWEKPALKLIRMAKVPVVPLYFHAKNSRLFYQVAKLHPSLQTLMLPAEMMNDREKPIRIRIGKPITVKAMDEMETIEELGEFLKRKVYMMKSYYEKRKSLAQSINLKNLTVKFPLLKEENIVQNIIDETPKEDILKDINKLKGTDKMLFSNGNYEIYFTTYEEIPSVMREIGRQRELTFRAVGEGSNLPFDLDEYDKHYHHLFLWDNSAEKLAGAYRMALGKEVMKKYGIKGFYTSSLFEFEQDIHPFFKKVIEMGRAYICEEYQQKPLPLFLLWRGIVHVCLRNSDHKFLMGGVSISNKFSEFSKSLMIEFMRSNYFDSAVAQYITPRNEYKVKLRDRDKNIFFEEMESDLNKLDKIIDDLEPELRLPVLIKKYIKQNAKVIAFNVDPNFNDAIDGLMYIRISDLPESTIKPVLEEMSDHIRKEQENNSAENQ
- a CDS encoding o-succinylbenzoate synthase, translating into MTAKYFRYLLEFKRPSGTSRGVLHEKETFIFEVEENGKKGTGECAIFRGLSFDDRPDYEEKLQWLCDNISQDDQYLKEQLMEFPSIWFGYEQAILNLKHGGNLYFPSEFTEGKASIMINGLIWMGDIHYMEEQIREKLQLGFHCIKLKIGVDWKSEHRILQELRSKFSKDDLELRVDANGGFSREKAEIVLRQLADLHIHSIEQPIKAGNWNDMASLCTGTPTPIALDEELIGITDPVEKKKLLESIKPQYIILKPALVGGFSGSDEWISLAEKQNIGWWITSALESNIGLNAIAQYTYTKNNPMPQGLGTGSLFVNNFESSLELRNELLWFKI
- the fbp gene encoding class 1 fructose-bisphosphatase; this translates as MSNQPLQTLGEFLIDKQDDFQYSTGEFSRLLSAIRLASKVVNREVNKAGIVDITGAAGNQNIQGEEQQKLDVIANEIFITALSQREVVCGIASEENDDFIDIKCGENGHLSKYVVLIDPLDGSSNIDVNVSVGTIFSIYRRVTEPGTPVQLEDFLQKGINQIAAGYVIYGSSTMIVYTTGNGVNGFTLDPSLGTYYLSHPNMTFPTNGKIYSINEGNYIKFPQGVKNYLKYCQMEEGDRPYTSRYIGSLVADFHRNMLKGGIYIYPSYSQAPNGKLRLLYECNPMAFLAEQAGGKATDGFRRILEVEPTELHQRIPFFCGSIQMVEKAEEFMRIDSVK
- a CDS encoding aspartate kinase, which encodes MKIFKFGGASVKDAESVKNVSMVLQSQGFAKCLLVISAMGKTTNELEKVVELYFKKDNYQTEIEKIKRKHIEIAEGLFPENHAVFAEINLFFDDIDSFLRRNKSPNYSFVYDQVVSCGEMISTKILSEYLNEIQFTNQWLDARDFIKTDSSYREGMVDWAKTEEFISTLNKDICYVTQGFIGSDDNNFTVTLGREGSDYSAAIFAYCLNADAMTIWKDVPGVMTGDPRKFSDVSLLSNISYEEAIEMAYYGASVIHPKTLQPLQQKNIPFYVKSFVDPTKPGTKVGGSDKNQHEESYILKENQVLLKISTRDFSFIAEDHMSLIFGYLSKYKIKVSLMQNSAISLALCLEDKFGNVDEFNDELQKIFKTEAVKNVSLFTVRNANMDHIDKFYQEKNVLLEQISKNTVQMVTQ